In a single window of the Streptomyces sp. HUAS ZL42 genome:
- a CDS encoding PaaI family thioesterase gives MTMTTAEADKILADNFAPWVLELGLSVQALADDRATLRLPWSQRLAREGGALSGQALMAAADTATVIAVSAARGAYVPMTTVQQSTSFQRAVTGSDVLIESVITKLGRRTAFADILMTDARSGELAARASTVYALLG, from the coding sequence ATGACGATGACCACCGCCGAAGCCGACAAGATCCTCGCCGACAACTTCGCCCCTTGGGTCCTTGAGCTGGGCCTGTCCGTCCAGGCCTTGGCAGACGACCGCGCGACCCTGCGTCTTCCCTGGTCGCAGCGGCTGGCCCGGGAGGGCGGGGCGCTCTCGGGGCAGGCCCTGATGGCCGCCGCCGACACGGCGACCGTGATCGCGGTCTCGGCGGCCCGCGGCGCCTATGTGCCGATGACGACCGTGCAGCAGTCCACGTCCTTCCAGCGTGCGGTGACCGGTTCGGATGTCCTGATCGAATCGGTGATCACCAAGCTGGGCCGGCGGACGGCGTTCGCCGACATCCTCATGACCGACGCGCGTTCGGGTGAGCTGGCGGCCCGGGCGAGCACGGTCTACGCCCTCCTGGGCTGA
- a CDS encoding PP2C family protein-serine/threonine phosphatase, with the protein MVGVSEGQPSRQAPAADRTPVGLPLLSLTLTTMMDAVHAHSGAVYLSAADEPVLEMAVMAGLPRAFAAPWERVGLSAPIPVAEAARERRLVWVGGEEDMARRYPRIAVVLPYPFALAAVPVATATTVYGAVFVTWPGSHPPDLSDQEREQLTTACDRLALRLERATAEDRPLRPEPDLLGAPAAGGVAGTLGSVEAARMVARLPYGLCSLDLNGRVAFANAAAAELLGAPAGQLLGTQLWASVPWLNDPMYEDRYRAALISQHVTSFVALRPPGEWLSFRLYPSTTGLSVRISRARAVAEMSRAAPQSGDTPSRLVTISQVLSLAGALTEAVGVQDVVQLVAEELAPALGSQALVLLGSRAGRLHVLGQRGYPDPHFVERFDGMPLSEPTPGAHVLSSGVPAFFESRHQLERLYPTARVTPDGFAAWAYLPLIASGRPVGTCVLAYAEPHSFPADERAVLTSLGGLIAQALDRALLYDAKHQLAHGLQEALLPHSLPVLPGIEAAARYLPATRGMEIGGDFYDLVPTRPWAAAVIGDVQGHNVTAAGLMGQIRTAVRAYTTVGQEPWEVMRSTNRLLIDLGADLFASCLYLRLDPSWGRAVMARAGHPPPLLRRPDGQVRVLDRAGGPLLGIDGSARYPTTEVEFTPGCVLALYTDGLIEAPGVDIEDAVADLGLRLAEAGDQPLDQLADGLVRHYAAAEERIDDVALLLLRARADR; encoded by the coding sequence GTGGTCGGCGTGTCCGAGGGGCAGCCGTCACGGCAGGCGCCGGCGGCCGACAGGACCCCGGTCGGCCTGCCCCTGCTGTCGCTGACGCTCACCACGATGATGGACGCCGTCCACGCGCACTCCGGTGCCGTGTACCTGTCCGCGGCGGACGAGCCCGTGCTCGAGATGGCCGTGATGGCCGGCCTGCCCCGCGCCTTCGCGGCGCCGTGGGAGCGCGTGGGGCTCAGCGCGCCGATCCCCGTCGCCGAGGCGGCCCGCGAGCGGCGGCTGGTGTGGGTCGGGGGCGAGGAGGACATGGCACGCCGTTATCCGCGCATCGCCGTGGTGCTGCCCTATCCGTTCGCGCTGGCCGCGGTGCCCGTGGCGACCGCCACCACCGTGTACGGCGCCGTCTTCGTGACCTGGCCCGGCTCGCATCCGCCCGACCTCTCCGACCAGGAGCGGGAGCAGCTGACCACGGCCTGCGACCGGCTCGCGCTGCGCCTGGAGCGCGCCACGGCGGAGGACCGCCCACTGCGCCCGGAGCCGGATCTGCTCGGCGCCCCGGCCGCGGGCGGTGTGGCCGGCACGCTCGGTTCCGTCGAGGCGGCCCGGATGGTCGCCCGGCTGCCGTACGGGCTGTGCTCGCTCGATCTGAACGGGCGGGTCGCCTTCGCCAACGCGGCGGCGGCCGAACTGCTCGGCGCGCCGGCCGGGCAGCTGCTCGGCACCCAGCTGTGGGCGTCGGTCCCCTGGCTCAACGACCCGATGTACGAGGACCGCTACCGGGCCGCGCTGATCAGCCAGCACGTCACGTCGTTCGTCGCGCTGCGCCCGCCCGGCGAGTGGCTGTCGTTCCGCCTGTATCCGAGCACGACGGGGCTGAGCGTCCGCATCAGCAGGGCGCGGGCCGTCGCGGAGATGAGCCGGGCCGCACCGCAGTCCGGCGACACGCCGTCCCGGCTGGTCACCATCTCCCAGGTGCTGAGTCTGGCCGGGGCGCTCACCGAGGCGGTGGGCGTGCAGGACGTGGTGCAGCTGGTCGCGGAGGAGCTCGCCCCGGCGCTGGGCAGCCAGGCGCTGGTCCTGCTCGGTTCTCGGGCGGGCCGGCTGCACGTGCTGGGGCAGCGGGGGTACCCGGACCCGCACTTCGTGGAACGCTTCGACGGGATGCCGCTGAGCGAACCGACCCCGGGGGCGCACGTCCTCAGCAGCGGGGTGCCGGCGTTCTTCGAGTCGCGGCATCAGCTCGAGCGCCTGTATCCGACCGCGCGGGTCACTCCGGACGGCTTCGCAGCCTGGGCGTACCTGCCGCTGATCGCCTCCGGGCGGCCCGTGGGCACATGCGTGCTGGCGTACGCCGAGCCGCACTCCTTCCCCGCCGACGAGCGGGCGGTGCTGACCAGCCTCGGCGGGCTGATCGCCCAGGCCCTGGACCGCGCGCTGCTCTACGACGCCAAGCACCAGCTCGCGCACGGGCTGCAGGAGGCCCTGCTGCCGCACTCGCTGCCGGTCCTGCCCGGCATCGAGGCGGCCGCCCGCTATCTCCCGGCCACGCGGGGGATGGAGATCGGCGGCGACTTCTACGACCTGGTGCCCACACGTCCGTGGGCGGCTGCCGTGATCGGGGACGTACAGGGGCACAACGTGACCGCGGCCGGGCTGATGGGGCAGATCCGCACCGCCGTACGGGCGTACACGACGGTGGGTCAGGAACCGTGGGAGGTGATGCGCAGCACCAACCGGCTGCTCATCGACCTCGGTGCCGATCTGTTCGCCAGCTGTCTGTACCTGCGGCTCGATCCGAGCTGGGGGCGTGCGGTGATGGCCCGGGCCGGGCACCCGCCGCCGCTGCTGCGCCGACCCGACGGCCAGGTGCGGGTACTCGATCGCGCGGGCGGACCGCTCCTGGGCATCGACGGCTCCGCCCGGTATCCCACGACGGAGGTCGAGTTCACGCCGGGGTGTGTCCTCGCCCTCTACACCGACGGGTTGATCGAGGCCCCGGGAGTCGACATCGAGGACGCGGTCGCCGACCTCGGCCTGCGGCTCGCCGAAGCCGGGGACCAGCCGCTCGACCAGCTGGCCGACGGTCTCGTACGGCACTACGCCGCCGCGGAGGAGCGGATCGACGACGTGGCGCTGCTGCTGTTGCGGGCACGGGCGGACCGCTGA
- a CDS encoding S1 family peptidase: protein MSHKRIPKRKAAIAAGSVAALGAAALLLPNANASQDGASDAGAAPRTLKATDASDLASQLADLLGDAFAGSYYDSDKQQLVVNVVNGDNNTIIQVKKAGAAVRKVDNSLSELKAGAQTLKAEATIPGTSWAIDPRTNKLLVTADSTVTGNKWNQLESTVESLGSGMATIKKSAGTFKTFVSGGDAIFGGGARCSLGFNVTAGDGSPAFLTAGHCGVAAEQWSDSQDGQPIATVDQATFPGDGDFALVKYDDANTQAPSEVNVGNGQTVQIAQAAEATVGQQVFRMGSTTGLADGQVLGLDATVNYPEGTVTGLIQTNVCAEPGDSGGSLFTQDGSAIGLTSGGSGDCQVGGETFFQPVTTALAAVGATLGDAGAGAGDQAGGGEAGAGDQAGGEEAGAGGEAVGGQEAGGQEAGGQEGGQEAGGEEAGQEAGGEEAGQEAGGEEAGAGDGAGAGHDQSGAGAEDGTGLTQTP from the coding sequence TTGAGTCACAAGCGAATTCCGAAGCGCAAGGCCGCGATAGCGGCGGGCAGTGTGGCGGCCCTCGGAGCGGCGGCACTGCTGCTCCCCAACGCCAACGCCTCCCAGGACGGCGCGTCGGACGCCGGCGCGGCCCCCAGGACCCTCAAGGCGACGGACGCCTCGGATCTCGCCTCGCAGCTCGCGGACCTGCTCGGCGACGCCTTCGCCGGTTCCTACTACGACAGCGACAAGCAGCAGCTCGTCGTCAACGTGGTCAACGGCGACAACAACACGATCATCCAGGTGAAGAAGGCGGGCGCGGCCGTACGCAAGGTCGACAACAGCCTCTCCGAGCTGAAGGCCGGCGCGCAGACGCTGAAGGCCGAGGCCACCATCCCGGGCACCTCGTGGGCGATCGACCCCAGAACGAACAAGCTTCTGGTCACCGCCGACAGCACGGTCACCGGCAACAAGTGGAACCAGCTGGAGTCGACCGTCGAGAGCCTCGGCTCGGGCATGGCCACCATCAAGAAGTCCGCCGGTACCTTCAAGACGTTCGTGTCGGGCGGTGACGCCATCTTCGGCGGCGGCGCGCGCTGTTCCCTCGGTTTCAACGTCACCGCGGGCGACGGCAGCCCGGCCTTCCTGACGGCCGGTCACTGCGGGGTCGCGGCCGAGCAGTGGTCGGACTCCCAGGACGGCCAGCCCATCGCCACGGTCGACCAGGCCACCTTCCCGGGCGACGGAGACTTCGCGCTCGTGAAGTACGACGACGCGAACACCCAGGCGCCGAGCGAGGTCAACGTCGGCAACGGGCAGACCGTCCAGATCGCCCAGGCCGCAGAGGCGACGGTCGGTCAGCAGGTCTTCCGGATGGGCAGCACCACCGGCCTGGCAGACGGTCAGGTCCTCGGACTCGACGCCACGGTCAACTACCCGGAGGGCACCGTCACGGGGCTCATCCAGACGAACGTCTGCGCCGAGCCCGGCGACAGCGGCGGCTCGCTGTTCACCCAGGACGGCAGCGCGATCGGCCTGACCTCCGGCGGCAGCGGTGACTGCCAGGTCGGCGGCGAGACCTTCTTCCAGCCGGTCACCACCGCTCTGGCGGCGGTCGGCGCCACCCTCGGCGACGCGGGCGCCGGTGCCGGTGACCAGGCGGGCGGCGGGGAGGCCGGCGCCGGTGACCAGGCGGGCGGCGAGGAGGCCGGTGCCGGTGGCGAGGCGGTCGGCGGTCAGGAAGCCGGCGGTCAGGAAGCCGGCGGTCAGGAAGGCGGCCAGGAGGCCGGCGGTGAGGAAGCCGGCCAGGAAGCAGGCGGTGAGGAAGCCGGCCAGGAAGCAGGCGGTGAGGAAGCCGGTGCCGGCGACGGTGCCGGTGCGGGCCACGATCAGTCCGGCGCGGGCGCCGAGGACGGCACCGGGCTGACGCAGACCCCCTGA
- a CDS encoding SpoIIE family protein phosphatase: protein MVSEGNTGRRSRTLRAEVALKTLAADLGSYERTRRTLEQALVFAGASVAAVYTPGDDNDLLYLVEAVGVPRSLYGLRDSYAVAGRSPAARAHRTGQSVWLDPEELADSAESRRMASRDVFLAALAVRGDDARGGCLLAVSESPDGFDTEDRACLELIAEAVACPVPAEPAVGEELLSNAFSLAMDTGRVEVGDDILELFGLARPDFDGKVETLLGLTVPEDLPSLMSVVEADHMSIGDRELEFRVLQPEGPPKWLRLRGRLLAGGEGHPARLVGTVADASTLRSDVTDVARVQRLAAALATAGTVRDVSQAVVAALRKPLRADRIALAELENERLVVTVLDPPEPESWPELWQLEWRGEWPDAPVRAMPTLATALREGRTQIWPAGTELEPALAEVGPGGLAVLPLPAGNRMTGACLIGWDSPHDFSPDERALLTASAGLAGQALMRAHAFDAEHELVGMLQRQLLPRRLPRLPGAVAVARYLPTTAGLEVGGDWYDVIPLPDNHVALVIGDVQGHSAAAATLMGQMRTALRAYAAEGHPPDVVVSHANRLLMDLEIDLFATCCYVDVDMEEGSAWCVRAGHLPPVLRHPDGVTEIAEADGGPPLGVLKQADFPMSQLRLRPGTVVALTTDGLVESPGADIDEGLDRLADELAASDPAHLGPVADALLGSAHRSDDVALLLMRYDGMAVRPLRDSWTVWRVPEAARHARRFTRRTLRSWGVAADDVDAVLLVVSELVTNALVHTDGRIRLDLTLIDQRMRVSVFDSSPRTPVKPTDIGWEATGGRGILLVEAVSEAWGTVPVSGGKQVWSELALGR from the coding sequence GTGGTCAGTGAGGGCAATACGGGACGCCGATCGAGAACGCTGCGTGCCGAAGTTGCCCTCAAAACGCTCGCGGCCGATCTCGGCTCATACGAGCGGACGCGCCGCACCCTCGAACAGGCGCTCGTCTTCGCAGGTGCGTCGGTCGCCGCCGTGTACACGCCAGGAGACGACAACGACCTGCTGTACCTGGTCGAGGCGGTCGGCGTGCCGAGGAGTCTGTACGGCCTGCGCGACAGCTACGCCGTCGCCGGGCGGTCCCCGGCGGCCCGCGCCCACCGCACCGGGCAGTCGGTGTGGCTCGACCCCGAGGAACTCGCCGACTCCGCCGAATCACGGCGGATGGCGTCCCGAGACGTCTTCCTGGCGGCCCTGGCCGTGCGCGGCGACGACGCCCGCGGCGGCTGCCTGCTCGCCGTGAGCGAGAGCCCCGACGGCTTCGACACCGAGGACCGTGCCTGCCTCGAGCTGATCGCCGAGGCCGTCGCCTGCCCCGTCCCGGCCGAGCCCGCCGTCGGGGAGGAGCTCCTGTCGAACGCCTTCAGCCTCGCCATGGACACCGGCCGCGTCGAGGTCGGCGACGACATCCTGGAGCTGTTCGGTCTCGCCCGGCCCGACTTCGACGGCAAGGTCGAGACCCTGCTGGGCCTCACCGTCCCGGAGGACCTGCCCTCGCTGATGTCCGTCGTCGAGGCCGACCACATGTCCATCGGCGACCGCGAACTGGAGTTCCGGGTTCTGCAGCCCGAAGGCCCGCCGAAGTGGCTCCGGCTGCGCGGCCGCCTGCTGGCCGGCGGCGAGGGCCACCCGGCACGGCTCGTGGGCACGGTCGCCGACGCCTCCACGCTGCGCTCCGACGTCACCGACGTGGCCCGCGTCCAGCGGCTGGCGGCCGCCCTGGCGACCGCGGGCACCGTCCGCGACGTCAGCCAGGCCGTGGTCGCGGCCCTCCGCAAGCCGCTGCGGGCCGACCGCATCGCGCTCGCCGAGCTGGAGAACGAGCGGCTCGTCGTCACCGTCCTGGACCCGCCCGAACCGGAGTCGTGGCCCGAGCTGTGGCAGCTGGAGTGGCGCGGCGAGTGGCCCGACGCGCCCGTGCGCGCCATGCCCACCCTCGCCACCGCCCTGCGCGAGGGCCGGACCCAGATCTGGCCGGCCGGCACCGAACTCGAACCGGCCCTCGCCGAGGTCGGCCCCGGTGGCCTCGCCGTCCTGCCACTGCCCGCCGGGAACCGCATGACCGGTGCCTGTCTCATCGGCTGGGACTCCCCGCACGACTTCAGCCCCGACGAACGCGCACTGCTCACCGCCTCCGCCGGTCTCGCGGGCCAGGCCCTGATGCGCGCGCACGCCTTCGACGCCGAGCACGAGCTCGTCGGCATGCTGCAGCGCCAGCTGCTGCCGCGCCGCCTGCCCAGGCTGCCCGGCGCGGTCGCCGTCGCCCGCTACCTGCCCACCACGGCAGGTCTGGAGGTCGGCGGCGACTGGTACGACGTGATCCCGCTGCCCGACAACCACGTCGCCCTCGTCATCGGCGACGTCCAGGGCCACAGCGCGGCCGCCGCCACCCTGATGGGCCAGATGCGCACGGCCCTGCGCGCCTACGCCGCCGAGGGACACCCCCCGGACGTGGTGGTCTCGCACGCCAACCGGCTGCTCATGGACCTGGAGATCGATCTCTTCGCGACCTGCTGCTACGTCGACGTGGACATGGAGGAGGGCTCGGCGTGGTGCGTCCGGGCGGGGCATCTGCCGCCGGTCCTGCGTCACCCCGACGGAGTCACCGAGATCGCCGAGGCGGACGGCGGCCCGCCGCTCGGCGTGCTGAAGCAGGCCGACTTCCCGATGAGCCAGCTCCGCCTGCGCCCCGGCACCGTGGTCGCCCTCACCACCGACGGTCTCGTCGAGTCGCCCGGGGCCGACATCGACGAGGGCCTGGACCGGCTCGCCGACGAACTGGCCGCGTCCGACCCCGCCCACCTGGGGCCCGTCGCCGACGCGCTGCTCGGCAGCGCCCACCGCAGCGACGACGTGGCGCTGCTTCTCATGCGCTACGACGGCATGGCCGTGCGCCCCCTGCGCGACAGCTGGACGGTGTGGCGCGTCCCGGAGGCTGCCCGGCACGCCCGCCGCTTCACCCGGCGCACCCTGCGCTCCTGGGGTGTGGCCGCGGACGACGTGGACGCCGTCCTGCTGGTCGTCTCCGAACTCGTCACCAACGCCCTCGTCCACACGGACGGCCGGATCCGCCTCGACCTCACCCTGATCGACCAACGGATGCGCGTCTCTGTGTTCGACTCCTCGCCCCGCACGCCCGTCAAGCCGACCGACATCGGCTGGGAGGCCACCGGCGGCCGCGGCATTCTCCTGGTGGAGGCCGTGTCGGAGGCCTGGGGGACAGTGCCGGTCAGCGGCGGAAAGCAGGTGTGGAGCGAGCTCGCCCTGGGCAGGTGA
- a CDS encoding glucose-1-phosphate thymidylyltransferase, producing MKALVLSGGAGTRLRPITHTSAKQLVPVANKAVLFYGLESIAAAGITEVGVVVGDTAAEIREAVGDGADFGLDITYIPQDRPLGLAHAVLIAREYLGDDDFVMYLGDNFIVGGIRDLVDEFRRTRPDAQILLTRVADPRAFGVAELDGAGQVVGLEEKPRQPKSDLALVGVYLFTPVIHEAVRAIEPSWRGELEITHAIQHLIDTGADVRSTIIKGYWKDTGNVGDMLEVNRTVLEGVERRIDGDVDGASETVGRVVVEKGARVVNSRVVGPVVIGSGTEVRDSYVGPFTSIAQNCLITDSELEFSIVLRDSSIHGVGRIENSLIGRHVEVTPAPGVPSAHRLVLGDHSKVQIHS from the coding sequence ATGAAGGCTCTCGTGCTGTCCGGCGGCGCCGGTACGCGGTTGAGGCCGATCACGCACACTTCGGCCAAGCAACTCGTGCCGGTGGCCAACAAGGCCGTGCTTTTCTACGGGCTGGAATCCATCGCCGCGGCCGGCATCACCGAGGTCGGAGTGGTCGTCGGAGACACCGCCGCGGAAATCCGCGAAGCCGTCGGCGACGGGGCGGACTTCGGCCTCGACATCACCTACATCCCGCAGGACAGACCCCTCGGCCTCGCCCATGCGGTGCTGATCGCGCGGGAGTACCTCGGCGACGACGACTTCGTGATGTACCTCGGCGACAACTTCATCGTCGGCGGCATCCGCGACCTCGTCGACGAGTTCCGCAGGACCCGGCCCGACGCGCAGATCCTGCTCACCCGGGTGGCCGACCCCCGCGCCTTCGGCGTCGCCGAACTCGACGGCGCCGGGCAGGTCGTCGGCCTGGAGGAGAAGCCCCGGCAGCCCAAGAGCGACCTCGCCCTGGTCGGGGTGTACCTGTTCACGCCGGTGATCCACGAGGCAGTCCGCGCCATCGAGCCGTCCTGGCGGGGCGAGTTGGAGATCACCCACGCCATACAGCACCTGATCGACACCGGTGCCGACGTGCGCTCCACGATCATCAAGGGCTACTGGAAGGACACCGGGAACGTCGGCGACATGCTCGAGGTCAACCGGACGGTCCTGGAGGGCGTCGAACGGCGGATCGACGGTGACGTGGACGGTGCGTCCGAGACGGTCGGACGGGTGGTCGTGGAGAAGGGCGCACGCGTCGTCAACTCCCGTGTCGTCGGGCCCGTCGTGATCGGGTCCGGCACGGAGGTCCGCGACTCCTACGTCGGCCCGTTCACCTCCATCGCGCAGAACTGCCTGATCACCGACAGCGAGCTGGAGTTCTCCATCGTGCTGCGGGACTCCTCGATCCACGGGGTGGGCCGGATCGAGAACTCGCTGATCGGCCGGCACGTCGAGGTCACCCCCGCGCCCGGCGTGCCCAGTGCCCACCGACTCGTCCTCGGAGACCACAGCAAGGTGCAGATCCATTCATGA
- a CDS encoding type A2 lantipeptide, with protein sequence MNSTPQVETVEISDAELDHVSGGLSVNALGTVTGLVDGVAPVSGAVDTVVGTLEGVTGLNTAPAANLVAGL encoded by the coding sequence ATGAACTCCACCCCCCAGGTTGAGACCGTCGAGATCTCCGACGCCGAGCTCGACCACGTCTCCGGCGGCCTGTCCGTGAACGCCCTCGGCACCGTCACCGGCCTGGTGGACGGCGTCGCCCCGGTTTCCGGCGCGGTCGACACGGTCGTCGGCACCCTCGAGGGTGTCACCGGCCTGAACACCGCCCCGGCCGCGAACCTCGTCGCCGGTCTCTGA